One Neisseria sicca genomic region harbors:
- a CDS encoding DUF817 domain-containing protein, translated as MLGKLDTWLIEHPKRDDLHGWRRFAVEFWFFGLKEARACLFAGLFFIAMFLIPKTGWLGISRYDLLLIFAVSVQAAMLYFKLETWDEVKSITLFHLVGFALEWFKTSGDIQSWSYPDEAYTKIGGVPLFAGFMYAAVGSYIIQAWRLFNIRIKSHPPYWLSTLCALAIYVNFFTHHYLGDYRWYLAAFALGLYARTTVLYTPYDTTRKMPLLLSFVLIGFFIWLAENLGTLFGVWRYPNQIGAWASVHISKWSSWALLVMMTFTIVANLKHVKHTISVSKD; from the coding sequence ATGTTGGGCAAACTGGATACTTGGCTGATAGAACACCCGAAACGGGATGATTTGCACGGCTGGCGGCGTTTTGCGGTCGAATTCTGGTTTTTCGGACTGAAAGAAGCGCGCGCCTGTTTGTTTGCAGGTCTGTTTTTCATTGCCATGTTCCTGATTCCGAAAACAGGCTGGCTGGGGATTTCACGCTATGACCTGCTGCTGATTTTTGCAGTCTCCGTGCAGGCTGCGATGCTGTATTTCAAGCTGGAAACGTGGGACGAAGTGAAATCGATTACGCTTTTTCACTTGGTGGGCTTTGCTTTGGAGTGGTTCAAAACATCGGGCGACATCCAGTCTTGGAGCTATCCAGACGAGGCATACACCAAAATCGGCGGCGTGCCGCTGTTTGCAGGCTTTATGTATGCGGCGGTCGGCAGCTACATCATTCAGGCTTGGCGGCTCTTTAATATCAGAATCAAAAGCCATCCGCCGTATTGGTTGAGCACATTGTGCGCGCTGGCAATTTACGTCAATTTTTTCACTCATCACTATCTCGGCGACTATCGCTGGTATCTTGCCGCATTTGCACTCGGGCTGTATGCGCGGACAACGGTTTTATACACGCCCTATGACACTACCCGAAAAATGCCGCTTCTGCTGTCTTTCGTCCTCATCGGTTTTTTCATTTGGCTGGCGGAAAACTTAGGGACTTTGTTCGGCGTTTGGCGTTATCCCAACCAAATCGGCGCATGGGCATCGGTACACATCAGCAAATGGAGTTCGTGGGCTTTGCTGGTGATGATGACGTTTACCATCGTGGCGAATTTAAAACACGTCAAACACACCATCAGCGTTTCTAAAGACTAA
- a CDS encoding S24 family peptidase, with translation MDTFKDRLAFLWKDEARQAKIAADIDMTIAGFSRIWNEGGLPKSETLKKIKQLKGCSIDWLLTGEGEPFPNTEPPKATAYDTLGNPVDIDEFIFVPRYDIHAAAGHGQLVGDEKPMFTMAFRRYWIENYVTRDTKNLSVISVKGDSMEGVLNDGDTILINRSETTPRDGLYVLRINENLLVKRLQVIPGGIVNVISANEAYPAFEIDLNKMTEDVAIIGRVEWFGRII, from the coding sequence ATGGATACCTTTAAAGACAGACTGGCTTTTCTATGGAAAGATGAAGCACGACAAGCCAAAATCGCGGCCGATATCGATATGACCATCGCCGGCTTCAGCCGCATCTGGAATGAGGGCGGATTACCCAAATCCGAAACCCTGAAAAAAATCAAACAGCTCAAAGGATGCAGCATAGACTGGCTTCTGACGGGAGAAGGAGAGCCGTTTCCCAATACCGAGCCGCCTAAAGCCACCGCTTACGACACTTTGGGCAATCCGGTCGATATTGACGAATTTATCTTCGTTCCGCGCTACGACATCCATGCCGCCGCAGGACACGGACAGCTTGTCGGCGATGAAAAACCCATGTTTACCATGGCATTCCGCCGTTACTGGATTGAAAACTACGTTACCCGCGACACCAAAAACCTGTCGGTCATTTCCGTCAAAGGCGACTCTATGGAAGGCGTCCTGAACGACGGGGATACCATCCTCATCAACCGCAGCGAAACCACCCCGCGCGATGGGTTATATGTTCTGCGTATCAATGAAAATCTTTTGGTGAAACGGCTGCAAGTCATACCCGGCGGCATCGTCAACGTCATCTCCGCCAACGAAGCCTATCCGGCCTTTGAAATCGATTTAAACAAAATGACCGAAGATGTTGCCATCATCGGCCGCGTGGAATGGTTTGGACGGATTATCTGA
- a CDS encoding FAD-binding domain-containing protein, translating to MQAHTLVWFRRNLRIRDNAALSAAVKRGLPVAGVWVAQGSSEIPNPRQDWFHYQAAAALHGSLAARGVALYAVNRVEELPALATRLNVQTVIADEAYTSSEIGQDNRIWRILDEQGVAFERVNDRAIFAKADIMGSHGAPYTDFPHYKEAWLVLFRQRFGGQDVGGGRAEIFQTTSVEMPSFPAWNGQQDMVSAQRGGEDEAGKQWQHFEENIGFYPIMKDFPARKGTSRLSAYLSAGCISPRVLATEASGQGADAWLDNLIQRDFYQQLAYHRARIEPESAAESAPFSDDLTERWRQGETGFPLIDAAMRSLKSSGWLHPALRSLTAEFLCGVLHQPSEHGIVWFATQQTDFDPALNEGNWQTAARNAHRRSIDIIQTARRLDPDGTFVRRHIPELAHLPVNLVHTPWLASSEIDAHGYPPPVVAP from the coding sequence ATGCAAGCACATACATTGGTCTGGTTCCGCCGCAACCTGCGCATACGCGACAACGCCGCGTTGTCCGCCGCCGTGAAGCGGGGATTGCCTGTGGCAGGCGTGTGGGTGGCGCAGGGGTCGTCTGAAATCCCCAATCCGCGTCAGGATTGGTTTCATTATCAGGCGGCGGCGGCTTTGCATGGCTCGCTGGCGGCGCGCGGCGTGGCTTTGTATGCGGTGAACCGTGTGGAAGAATTGCCTGCTTTGGCGACGCGGTTGAATGTTCAGACCGTAATTGCAGACGAAGCCTATACGTCGTCTGAAATCGGGCAAGATAACCGCATTTGGCGGATTTTGGATGAACAAGGCGTTGCGTTCGAGCGCGTTAACGACCGTGCCATATTCGCCAAGGCAGACATCATGGGCAGCCACGGCGCGCCTTATACCGACTTTCCGCATTATAAAGAAGCGTGGCTGGTTTTGTTTCGGCAGCGGTTCGGCGGGCAGGATGTGGGAGGCGGACGCGCTGAAATTTTTCAGACGACCTCTGTTGAAATGCCGTCATTTCCTGCGTGGAACGGGCAGCAGGATATGGTTTCTGCGCAGCGCGGCGGCGAAGATGAAGCAGGCAAACAATGGCAGCATTTTGAAGAAAATATTGGGTTTTATCCGATTATGAAGGATTTTCCCGCCAGAAAAGGCACCAGCCGCTTGAGCGCGTATTTGAGCGCGGGCTGCATTTCGCCGCGCGTGTTGGCGACTGAAGCCTCAGGGCAGGGCGCAGATGCTTGGTTGGACAACTTGATTCAGCGCGATTTCTATCAGCAGCTTGCTTACCACCGCGCCCGCATCGAGCCTGAATCTGCTGCCGAATCTGCGCCGTTTTCAGACGACCTGACGGAACGCTGGCGGCAGGGGGAAACAGGTTTCCCGCTTATCGATGCCGCCATGCGCAGCCTGAAATCGAGCGGCTGGCTGCATCCCGCTCTGCGTTCCCTGACGGCAGAATTTTTGTGTGGCGTCCTGCATCAGCCGTCCGAACACGGCATCGTTTGGTTCGCCACACAGCAAACCGATTTTGACCCCGCGTTGAACGAGGGCAACTGGCAAACCGCCGCCCGCAATGCTCACCGGCGCTCCATCGATATTATCCAAACCGCCCGCCGGCTTGATCCCGACGGCACATTCGTCCGCCGCCACATCCCCGAGTTGGCGCACTTACCCGTTAATCTCGTCCATACCCCGTGGCTCGCCTCGTCTGAAATTGACGCACACGGCTATCCGCCGCCCGTCGTTGCGCCCTAG
- a CDS encoding PAAR domain-containing protein, translating into MKGIIRLGDATTHGGVVVQASSDMVIEGKPAALVGDLVSCPIPGHGTNPIIEGSQYMSFKGRDVAVDGCKTACGCALISSMPTVGSD; encoded by the coding sequence ATGAAAGGTATTATCAGGCTGGGAGATGCGACTACTCATGGAGGCGTTGTGGTTCAAGCGTCTTCGGATATGGTCATTGAAGGAAAGCCTGCCGCTCTGGTAGGCGATTTGGTTTCTTGCCCCATACCCGGGCATGGCACCAATCCGATTATCGAAGGCAGTCAATATATGTCGTTTAAAGGGCGCGATGTCGCTGTGGACGGTTGTAAAACTGCATGCGGCTGCGCTTTGATCAGCAGTATGCCGACTGTCGGAAGCGACTAA
- the argC gene encoding N-acetyl-gamma-glutamyl-phosphate reductase: protein MNQKIKAGIVGATGYTGVELLRLLSTHPNVEVTAITSRSEAGIAIADYFPSLRGIYDLTFQTPDQARLDQCDVVFFATPNGVAMKEAPALLNQNVRIVDLSADFRIQDIPTWEQWYGMRHASPDIIPQAVYGLSEMNRDTIANARIVANPGCYPTCVSLPLLPLLQQGRLKAHMPLIADCKSGVSGAGRKGNIGSLLCEAGDNFKAYGIGGHRHLPEIKQTIQTLQADIADGFVFTPHLTPMIRGMHATLYLHLEDGCHPEEILREYYRDSPFVDILPAGSTPETRSVRGANLCRISIQQAPQSNLWIALSVIDNLVKGAAGQAIQNMNIMFGFDEQLGLQNAPLLP from the coding sequence ATGAATCAAAAAATCAAAGCCGGCATCGTCGGCGCAACAGGCTACACCGGCGTAGAACTACTCCGCCTGCTCAGCACGCACCCCAATGTCGAAGTAACCGCCATTACCAGCAGAAGCGAAGCGGGCATTGCCATTGCCGATTACTTTCCCAGTTTGCGCGGCATTTATGACTTAACCTTCCAAACGCCGGACCAAGCCCGACTGGATCAATGTGACGTCGTGTTTTTTGCCACGCCCAACGGCGTCGCCATGAAGGAAGCACCCGCGCTTCTGAACCAAAACGTCCGTATCGTCGACCTATCCGCCGACTTCCGCATCCAAGACATCCCGACATGGGAACAATGGTACGGTATGCGCCACGCCAGCCCCGATATTATCCCGCAAGCCGTATACGGATTAAGTGAAATGAACCGCGACACCATTGCCAACGCACGCATCGTCGCCAACCCCGGCTGCTATCCCACCTGCGTTTCACTGCCCTTATTGCCTTTGTTGCAACAAGGTCGTCTGAAAGCACACATGCCATTGATTGCCGACTGCAAATCCGGCGTCTCCGGCGCAGGGCGCAAGGGCAACATCGGTTCACTCCTCTGCGAAGCGGGCGACAATTTCAAAGCATACGGTATCGGCGGACACCGCCACCTTCCCGAAATCAAACAAACCATCCAAACATTGCAGGCAGACATCGCCGATGGTTTTGTCTTCACTCCGCACCTCACGCCCATGATACGCGGTATGCACGCAACCCTTTACCTGCATCTTGAGGACGGTTGCCATCCTGAAGAGATACTTCGCGAATACTATCGGGACAGCCCCTTTGTCGACATTCTTCCTGCCGGTTCCACACCCGAAACACGCAGCGTCCGCGGAGCCAATTTGTGCCGCATCAGCATCCAGCAAGCGCCGCAATCGAATCTTTGGATTGCCTTGTCCGTCATCGATAATTTAGTGAAAGGCGCAGCAGGACAAGCCATTCAAAACATGAACATCATGTTCGGTTTTGACGAACAGCTCGGTCTGCAAAACGCCCCGCTACTTCCCTGA